The Tolypothrix sp. PCC 7712 region GAAATAGCAGAGTAGTAACACTTGGCTTTGCTTTATTGATTTACGGTTTAGGAACCTATTTTATTTGGCACTCCTTAAAACGTTGCTTTCGTGACCCCAATACCACAATGTTGAGTAAGCGGCAGAGTTATTTATTAACTGCTAGCTTTGCATTGCTGACTTTGGGATGTGCAAATTGGCAAAGATTAGTTTTGGAAGGAAATCCCAGCACATATCTTTTAGCTGAAAATCTCATGTGCTTATTGTTATTAGATTTTTGGCTGTTTCTCTATTTAATTGCTGCACTCAATCCTCATCGTCAACCCCTGCAAGATTGGGCGCGTTATCGTCGCACATCTAATTCTCAAGGAGTAGTAGGTAGAAAGCTGTTGCAGGATTTGATGTGGGGTGAAAAAAGCCCCGGATTGTTAGCGATCGCTATTAATGCCATGATTGCGATTATTGCTATGTGTGGGTTAATTCTCCTCTCCCAAGTCCAACTTGATGAAAAAATCAGAGCGTTTTTCGCTCTAGTGTTATCTGGTAGTTTAGCTATGCTTTATGCATCCATAGCTCAACTATTTTTATTCACCAAAAATCAGCATAGAATCTTTTGGGCTGCGGCTACTGTTGCTGCTCTGATTGTAGTACCAGTGATAGTTTTAGCTATATTCTCCCCTTACGTCAGAGACAACAATTATTTCTACTTGCTTTCAGTAATTGGGCCGATTTTTGCGATCGCACCTGGTGCAAACTCAATATCACCCATCACCGCATTGCTGTCAATTCTTGGTTATTGGAGTGCTGTGGGATTATTGGTATTCCAACTCAAGCGGAAGCTAGTCAAAGCTGGAGAGTCTGCTACTAAGGCGTTCATAGCTAGTAATTAAATACTGCTAAGTAAAATAGACTTCTAAAAGAAGTCTGGGAAAAGGTTAAGGGGGGAGGGGGAAAGGTTTTGTATTTTCCCTTTCCCCTTTAACCTTTTTCCTTTGCCCATCTCTTGCAAAAGTGCTTTTTACAATAAGTCTAATGAGCCGCAATACTTGTCGGTTAAGGGCAAAAGGCGAAGGGGAAAAGGGACAAGAAAAAACCTTTAACCCTTACCCTTTCACCTTTTCCCCAAACCAAATTAAGAGTTGACAATCCTTAACCGAGCACTATTGTAATGAGCAGATGAGGAAAAATATCTAAAACAAAAACCCAGTGGTTTTCACTGGGTTTTTGTTAGGGTTAATCCCTAAACTTTACTCTATAAAGCTTATATATAAGTTGTTGGACTAATAATTACAATAATCTGCTCTAAGCGCTTCCGCAGAAATACTGAACTTATCCAAGCCATCACTTTTGAATAGTTAATTCTACTGATAATCAATGACAATGCCATATAAAACAAAAACCCAGTGAAAACCACTGGGTTCTTGTTGGGGTTAATCCCCGAACTTTACTGTATAAAACTTTTTCTCTAGTTGCTGGCTTAATAATGATTTAAACAATGCCCTATCCGCTTCCGCATAACTACTGAACTTATTAATAGCCTCAATTTTTTGTGCTTAAATCCACGGATAATCAATTACCATGATTGCGGGAAACCCTTGCAGTAATTCACTCTAAAACAAAAACCCAGTGGTTTTCACTGGGTTCTTGTTGGGGTTAATCCCCGCACTTTCTGTATAAGACTTTTCTATATCTTGGTTTAATAATGATTTAAACAATGCCCTATCCGCTTCCGAATAACTACTGAACTTCCTCACCCCAGCAATTTTTTATGCATAAATCTACGGAGAATAAATTGCTATGATTGCGGGAAATCCTGGCAGTAAGTTACTCTCAAACAAAAACCCAGTGATTATAACTGGGTTTTGCTTGGGGTATATCCCCGCACTTTTCGGTATAGGGCTTCAGTATAGTTGCTTGTCTGATAATGATTACAACGGTAGCTTTGAAGATTCCGGAAAAATACTAGAATTTTTGACACTCATAGGATGATCAAGAAAATACCAGGTAAATCATGCCAGAAAATCACCAAATCGCTGTTGAATTCCGTGATGTCACCTTTAGCCGTAACCATCGCCCTTTGGTATCCCATCTCAATTTCTCGATTCGCCAGGGAGAAGCATTAGTATTGCTGGGGCGCAGTGGTAGCGGTAAAACCACGACTATGAAATTGATTAATCACCTGTTCACACCTACCACAGGGGAAGTGTTATTTGATGGTATCCCGACAACGCAATGGGACGAAATTAAACTACGGCGTAAGATTGGTTATGTAATTCAAGAAATTGGTTTATTTCCCCATTTCACCGTAGAACGCAATGTAGGTTTAGTTCCGACTTTGGAAGGTTGGAAACCAAAACAAATTAAAACCAGGGTTTATGAGTTATTGCACTTGGTAGGTTTAGAACCAGAACAATTTGCTGGGCGTTATCCCCACGAACTGTCGGGGGGACAAAGGCAAAGGGTGGGCGTAGCTAGGGCGCTAGCAGCCGATCCGCCTGTATTATTAATGGATGAACCATTTGGCGCACTCGATCCGATTACTAGGCTGGAAATTCAGCAAGAGTTTCGCCGCTTACAACAAGACTTAGGCAAAACCGTGGTGTTTGTCACCCATGACATTCAAGAAGCATTTGTGTTGGCATCACGAATTGGTTTAATGTATGGGGGAGAATTGGTAGTATTAGGGACAAAGGATGAATTTATGTTATCCTCACATCCTGAAAGTTTAGCTTTCCTCCAATGTCTGCATTCTCTGCAAGACAATTTATGAAAGATTTCTTTTTGATTAAGTACGCCCCCGAAATTTTGCAGCATACCCTGGAACATTTATTTATGGTGGGCATTGCAATTGGAATTGCTATATTAATCGGCATTCCTTTAGGCATTTTAATTACCCGTCAAACCCAACTCCGCCAACCGATTTTAGGGATTGCCAATATTTTACAAACTATTCCCAGTTTGGCTTTATTTGGCTTATTAATTCCTGTGCCTGTAATTGGCGGTATTGGTGTAGTACCTGCAATTGTAGCTTT contains the following coding sequences:
- a CDS encoding ATP-binding cassette domain-containing protein translates to MPENHQIAVEFRDVTFSRNHRPLVSHLNFSIRQGEALVLLGRSGSGKTTTMKLINHLFTPTTGEVLFDGIPTTQWDEIKLRRKIGYVIQEIGLFPHFTVERNVGLVPTLEGWKPKQIKTRVYELLHLVGLEPEQFAGRYPHELSGGQRQRVGVARALAADPPVLLMDEPFGALDPITRLEIQQEFRRLQQDLGKTVVFVTHDIQEAFVLASRIGLMYGGELVVLGTKDEFMLSSHPESLAFLQCLHSLQDNL